A genomic region of Desulfomicrobium escambiense DSM 10707 contains the following coding sequences:
- a CDS encoding HAMP domain-containing sensor histidine kinase: MTTPPISLRLRLLLAFGVILLLALGLPAYHLRQNLGQTIEREAREGALRDLQTVEWALSGVTERPSLGGVLRDLAASMQIRITYIALDGSVLSDSGVAAQQVGLMENHAGRPEVLQAMDGEIGTSLRYSDTLSQNLLYVARRFGGSAAVPEGVVRVARPQSQMRKTLDSLYGHTGWVYGFSIVLAFGLVSLVSRQVSRAISSVAQAAADIGQGGPGKRIRFSPSTEMTPLVTAFNNMLERIESNMQTIVKQKMESEAVLNGMKAGLIVLDGRGHILRGNYAAQEIFPGLSTFAGRKPMELCLLQGLQDACDIALAKRKAGDFSQGNVVVALQSGRSFDVSIVPIKGDAELGAIMVFHDITEIRRVEQIRRDFVANVSHELRTPLTSIKGYAETLLGLDSYDPGQTRTFLEVIQRNANHMNTMLDELLQLSRLEHGKQRVDMVSVDPASALYSAWKSCHPLRKKVDFANELAQGIPAVRANFEQLVQVFRNVLENALKYVPAETARIRVHAEASGRELSVFIDDNGPGIPAEDQSRIFERFYRVEKDRNSSIGGTGLGLAICRHIMVSHGGRITVQSPVPETGTGSRFIITLPVAGRTSEE, from the coding sequence ATGACCACACCACCGATTTCCCTGCGGCTGCGGCTACTTCTGGCCTTCGGGGTCATTTTGCTGCTGGCCCTGGGACTTCCGGCGTACCATCTGCGCCAGAATCTGGGCCAGACCATCGAGCGCGAGGCCAGGGAGGGCGCGCTACGCGACCTGCAGACCGTCGAATGGGCGCTGTCCGGCGTGACCGAGCGTCCCTCGCTCGGGGGCGTGCTGCGGGATCTCGCGGCGAGCATGCAGATCCGCATCACCTACATCGCTCTGGACGGCTCCGTGCTGTCGGACTCCGGCGTGGCGGCGCAACAGGTTGGCCTCATGGAGAACCATGCCGGCCGGCCGGAAGTCCTGCAGGCCATGGACGGCGAAATCGGCACGAGTCTGCGCTACAGCGACACCTTGAGCCAGAATCTGCTCTATGTCGCCCGCAGGTTCGGCGGAAGCGCCGCTGTCCCGGAAGGGGTCGTGCGCGTGGCCCGGCCCCAGAGCCAGATGCGCAAGACGCTGGACAGCCTCTACGGGCATACTGGCTGGGTCTACGGCTTCAGCATCGTGCTGGCCTTCGGGCTGGTTTCCCTGGTGTCGCGGCAGGTCTCGCGGGCCATCTCCAGCGTTGCCCAGGCCGCGGCCGACATCGGGCAGGGCGGGCCAGGCAAGCGCATCCGCTTCTCCCCGAGCACGGAAATGACGCCGCTGGTCACCGCTTTCAACAACATGCTGGAACGCATCGAGTCCAACATGCAGACCATCGTCAAGCAGAAGATGGAGTCCGAGGCGGTGCTGAACGGCATGAAGGCGGGCCTCATCGTCCTCGACGGGCGGGGCCACATCCTGCGCGGCAACTACGCGGCCCAGGAGATTTTTCCCGGTCTCTCGACCTTCGCCGGGCGCAAGCCCATGGAACTCTGTCTCCTGCAGGGCCTGCAGGACGCCTGCGACATCGCCTTGGCGAAACGCAAGGCGGGCGATTTTTCCCAGGGCAACGTCGTGGTCGCCCTCCAGAGCGGGCGGAGCTTCGACGTGTCCATCGTACCCATCAAGGGCGACGCCGAGCTCGGGGCCATCATGGTCTTTCACGACATCACGGAGATCAGGCGGGTGGAACAGATCCGGCGCGATTTCGTGGCCAACGTGTCGCACGAGCTGCGTACGCCCCTGACGTCCATCAAGGGCTACGCCGAGACGCTGCTGGGACTGGACAGCTACGACCCCGGGCAGACGCGCACCTTTTTGGAGGTCATCCAGCGCAACGCCAACCACATGAACACCATGCTCGACGAGCTGCTGCAGCTCTCCCGCCTCGAGCACGGCAAGCAGCGGGTGGACATGGTCTCCGTGGATCCGGCCTCGGCCCTGTATTCGGCCTGGAAGAGCTGCCATCCTCTGCGCAAGAAGGTCGATTTCGCCAACGAACTGGCCCAGGGCATTCCCGCCGTGCGTGCCAATTTCGAACAACTGGTGCAGGTCTTCCGCAACGTGCTGGAGAACGCGCTCAAGTACGTGCCGGCCGAAACGGCCCGGATTCGGGTCCACGCGGAAGCCTCCGGCCGCGAGCTGTCCGTGTTCATCGACGACAACGGCCCCGGCATCCCGGCCGAGGACCAGAGCCGGATTTTCGAGCGGTTCTACCGAGTGGAGAAGGACCGCAACAGTTCCATCGGCGGTACGGGCCTGGGCCTGGCCATCTGTCGGCACATCATGGTCAGCCACGGCGGTCGGATCACCGTCCAGAGCCCGGTGCCCGAGACCGGGACCGGTTCACGCTTCATCATCACACTCCCCGTCGCGGGGCGGACATCAGAGGAATAG
- a CDS encoding response regulator transcription factor, with protein sequence MAHKIVVIEDEPDIANLLAFHLKSGGYDCFVARDGRKGLQLVQSERPDLVLLDLMLPGMSGTDVCKAIKGSSDCAHIPIIMLTARGDEVDRILGFELGADDYVIKPFSPRELMLRIKTVLRRNVNIMPKVAHWQREGLVADFEAFTLLVDGSDAHLTPTEFNLFGEFVRNEGKVLSREQLLSNAWGYEFEGYSRTVDTHVRRLRKKLGPYADWLETVRGIGYRMKRENQTD encoded by the coding sequence ATGGCTCACAAGATCGTCGTCATCGAAGACGAACCGGATATCGCGAATCTGCTGGCCTTCCATCTGAAGTCGGGCGGCTACGACTGCTTCGTGGCCCGCGACGGCAGGAAGGGTCTGCAGCTGGTGCAGAGCGAACGGCCGGACCTGGTCCTGCTGGATCTCATGCTGCCCGGCATGAGCGGCACCGACGTGTGCAAGGCCATCAAGGGCAGCTCCGACTGCGCCCACATACCCATCATCATGCTCACGGCCCGCGGGGACGAGGTCGACCGCATCCTCGGCTTCGAGTTGGGCGCCGACGACTACGTCATCAAGCCGTTCAGCCCGAGGGAACTGATGCTGCGCATCAAGACGGTCCTGCGCCGCAACGTGAACATCATGCCCAAGGTCGCCCACTGGCAGCGCGAGGGCCTGGTGGCCGATTTCGAGGCCTTCACCCTTCTGGTGGACGGGTCCGACGCGCACCTCACCCCTACGGAGTTCAACCTGTTCGGCGAATTCGTGCGCAACGAGGGCAAGGTGCTTTCGCGCGAGCAGCTCCTGAGCAATGCCTGGGGGTACGAGTTCGAAGGATATTCCCGCACCGTCGATACCCATGTGCGGCGGCTGCGCAAGAAGCTCGGGCCGTATGCCGACTGGCTGGAGACGGTCCGCGGCATCGGGTACCGCATGAAACGAGAAAATCAGACCGACTAG
- a CDS encoding sigma-54-dependent transcriptional regulator yields the protein MSPARGAARAGDGVAAERAARILVVDDEVISRDNLALALARQGHETVTAGGGEEALELLQGADFDLILTDLMMEGMDGLALLKAAKERHPDIEIVVITGYPTVDTAVEAMRAGAYDYLAKPYRLDEARLLVHKALEKRRLRLEVARLREQLKDRTLPVPLLGEAPCMRELKGTIARIAPSDVTVLILGETGTGKEVAARMVHLFSRRSEARFLAINCGAFNEELLESELFGHEQGAFSGATRQKKGLFEAAEGGTLFLDEVGEMSLAMQVKLLRAVQERTIRRVGGTADIPVDVRLVAATNKNLRTEVEAGRFRQDLYFRLNVLVLDMPPLAQRLEDLPLLAHFFAEKAARESGRPAPRVSAEVLDILSRYAFPGNVRELQNIIERAAVFCTGDEILPVHLSPELLEAPRRLVRAGERQPMTLEECEREQIEWTLAHVDGNRTVAARLLGIDRASLWRKMKRFGLQADG from the coding sequence ATGAGCCCGGCGCGCGGTGCCGCGCGGGCAGGGGACGGGGTGGCGGCGGAGCGGGCCGCCAGGATCCTCGTGGTCGACGACGAGGTCATCTCCCGCGACAACCTGGCCCTGGCCCTGGCCCGACAGGGACACGAGACCGTTACGGCCGGGGGCGGGGAGGAGGCGCTGGAGCTTCTGCAGGGCGCCGACTTCGACCTGATCCTGACGGACCTCATGATGGAAGGCATGGATGGCCTGGCCCTGCTGAAGGCGGCCAAGGAGCGGCACCCGGACATCGAGATCGTGGTCATCACCGGCTACCCCACCGTGGACACGGCCGTGGAGGCCATGCGCGCAGGCGCTTACGACTATCTGGCCAAGCCCTACCGCCTCGACGAGGCCCGGCTCCTGGTGCACAAGGCCCTGGAGAAGCGCCGCCTGCGGCTCGAGGTCGCGCGCCTGCGCGAGCAGCTCAAGGATCGGACCCTGCCCGTGCCGCTGCTGGGCGAGGCCCCCTGCATGCGTGAGCTCAAAGGCACCATTGCGCGCATCGCCCCGTCCGACGTGACGGTGCTCATCCTCGGCGAGACGGGCACGGGCAAGGAAGTGGCCGCGCGCATGGTCCACCTCTTCAGCCGCCGCTCCGAGGCGCGCTTCCTGGCCATCAACTGTGGCGCCTTCAACGAGGAGCTGCTGGAGAGCGAGCTGTTCGGGCACGAGCAGGGCGCGTTCTCGGGCGCCACGCGGCAGAAGAAGGGACTGTTCGAGGCCGCCGAGGGGGGCACGCTCTTCCTCGACGAGGTGGGGGAGATGTCGCTGGCCATGCAGGTCAAGCTGCTGCGGGCCGTGCAGGAGAGGACCATCCGCCGCGTCGGCGGCACGGCGGACATCCCCGTGGACGTGCGGCTGGTGGCGGCGACGAACAAGAACCTGCGGACCGAGGTCGAGGCCGGCCGCTTCCGCCAGGACCTCTATTTCCGGCTCAACGTCCTGGTGCTGGACATGCCGCCCCTGGCGCAGCGCCTGGAGGACCTGCCCCTGCTGGCCCACTTCTTCGCCGAGAAGGCGGCCAGGGAGAGCGGGCGGCCCGCGCCGCGCGTCTCGGCCGAAGTGCTCGACATCCTGTCCCGCTACGCCTTTCCGGGCAACGTGCGCGAACTGCAGAACATCATCGAGCGCGCGGCGGTATTCTGCACGGGTGACGAGATTCTGCCGGTGCACCTGTCGCCCGAACTGCTCGAAGCCCCGCGCCGTCTGGTCCGGGCCGGCGAGCGCCAGCCCATGACCCTGGAGGAGTGCGAGCGGGAGCAGATCGAGTGGACCCTGGCCCATGTCGACGGCAACCGCACCGTGGCCGCGCGGCTCCTGGGCATCGACCGGGCCTCCCTGTGGCGGAAGATGAAGCGTTTCGGGCTGCAGGCGGACGGATGA